In the genome of Gammaproteobacteria bacterium, one region contains:
- a CDS encoding malate dehydrogenase produces MTKKRVKVAITGAAGHICYSLVFRIANGDMFGKDTEVDLHLIELEAALPALRGVVMELEDCAFPLLRNVVCTSDINTGMRDVNWAILVGAVPRKEGMERSDLLKINGAIFTAQGRAINDHAADDVRVLVVGNPCNTNCLIAMNNAPDISKDRFYAMTMLDENRARAQLALKAAVPVTEVKNMNIWGNHSSTQYPDFYNATIDDKPVVDVIKNESWLQKEFIEIIQKRGAEIIKARGSSSAASAANGIIDSVYNLIFDTVGLETYSICVCSQGQYGIDEGLIFSFPCRTENGELVVVTGVEHNAFAQKKLMMTLDELRHERDAVKELGLIEEA; encoded by the coding sequence ATGACAAAAAAACGCGTTAAAGTAGCGATAACTGGAGCAGCTGGACATATTTGTTATTCCTTGGTCTTTCGTATCGCCAATGGTGATATGTTTGGCAAGGATACTGAAGTTGATTTGCATCTGATTGAACTTGAAGCTGCGCTGCCAGCATTAAGAGGCGTAGTAATGGAACTTGAGGATTGTGCATTTCCTCTTCTGCGCAATGTTGTCTGTACCTCTGATATCAATACGGGTATGCGTGATGTTAACTGGGCAATTCTAGTGGGCGCCGTTCCCCGTAAGGAAGGAATGGAACGCTCAGATCTATTGAAAATTAATGGCGCTATTTTTACTGCGCAAGGTCGGGCAATCAATGACCATGCTGCAGACGATGTAAGAGTGCTCGTTGTAGGAAATCCCTGTAATACAAATTGTCTCATCGCCATGAATAATGCTCCCGATATCTCTAAAGATCGTTTTTATGCAATGACGATGTTAGATGAAAATCGTGCTCGTGCGCAGCTTGCCCTAAAAGCCGCAGTGCCGGTCACAGAAGTTAAAAATATGAACATCTGGGGTAACCATTCCTCCACGCAATATCCTGACTTTTATAATGCAACAATAGATGATAAGCCTGTAGTGGATGTGATCAAAAACGAAAGTTGGCTTCAAAAAGAATTCATTGAAATCATTCAAAAGCGTGGCGCTGAAATTATTAAGGCAAGAGGCTCATCTTCGGCTGCATCCGCCGCAAATGGGATTATTGATAGCGTTTATAATCTAATTTTCGATACAGTTGGATTAGAGACTTATTCCATATGTGTCTGCTCTCAAGGCCAATACGGTATCGATGAAGGATTAATCTTTTCTTTCCCCTGCCGCACAGAAAATGGCGAACTAGTTGTTGTAACAGGAGTAGAACACAACGCATTCGCGCAGAAAAAACTTATGATGACCTTAGATGAATTACGTCATGAGCGTGATGCTGTTAAAGAACTCGGTTTGATTGAGGAGGCTTAA
- the cysQ gene encoding 3'(2'),5'-bisphosphate nucleotidase CysQ, which yields MKIDERLVGEVIRIAKMAGQELLDIYNAQSPLDIRTKQDNSPVTLADLRAHDIILKNLSLLTPEVPLLSEEDPDFSFDIRKTWSQYWLVDPLDGTREFIERSGQFTVNIALIENSVPVLGVIFVPLKNLLYFAAKGLGSFKAEGEGEAIALSIREWHPGDEIVLVATRRELHEELQGLLLAQGNLKLTYRSSSLKFCMIAEGLGDIYLRKARIHEWDTGAGQCIVEQASGVVLDLNWEALRYNTRSHLLNPPFIAVGDSKQLLPLLKLMPMFKEIN from the coding sequence ATGAAAATAGATGAACGTTTGGTAGGAGAGGTCATTCGTATTGCTAAAATGGCAGGGCAGGAGCTTCTCGATATTTATAACGCACAATCGCCACTGGATATTCGCACCAAGCAAGATAATTCTCCCGTCACATTAGCTGACTTACGGGCGCATGATATTATTTTAAAAAATCTATCACTGCTAACGCCTGAGGTGCCGCTGCTCTCAGAAGAAGACCCGGATTTTTCCTTCGATATTAGAAAAACCTGGTCTCAATATTGGCTGGTTGACCCTCTGGATGGTACGCGCGAATTTATTGAACGTAGTGGCCAATTCACTGTCAATATTGCTTTAATTGAAAATTCAGTACCGGTTCTCGGGGTCATCTTTGTGCCTCTGAAAAATCTACTTTATTTCGCTGCAAAAGGTCTCGGCTCTTTTAAAGCGGAAGGCGAAGGAGAAGCTATTGCACTTTCCATACGGGAATGGCACCCAGGAGATGAAATTGTTTTAGTGGCCACGCGAAGAGAGCTACATGAAGAATTACAGGGGTTATTACTTGCTCAAGGAAATCTTAAATTAACTTACAGAAGCAGCTCTCTCAAATTCTGTATGATTGCTGAGGGTCTCGGGGATATTTATCTTCGGAAAGCGCGCATTCATGAATGGGATACAGGGGCAGGGCAATGTATTGTGGAACAAGCAAGCGGAGTAGTTTTAGATTTAAACTGGGAAGCTTTACGGTATAATACCCGATCGCATTTGCTCAATCCCCCCTTTATTGCTGTTGGAGATTCTAAGCAATTGTTGCCCTTACTGAAATTGATGCCCATGTTTAAGGAGATTAATTAA
- a CDS encoding ZIP family metal transporter, producing the protein MSLITFKVVAGIVIFIVSMLAGLLPMHMGHFHEGSRHLTDSITNGIFLGAAIFHMIPDSQAGFAALGMINYPYAILLCLAGFIFLQLIKYLTLYFNKAGDSSKLNGTMILIVLCIHSIIEGATLGINTTVANAFVIFIAIIAHKSCDSFALASTLKRYMILPNYNVLIVAIYALMTPFGIAIASTIIGALENNTGILVESSLNALAAGTFIYIGALDALIQQFKVRRLKQNVEDFSALVLGMGFMGFLAIWI; encoded by the coding sequence ATGTCTCTAATAACATTTAAAGTAGTGGCAGGTATAGTAATCTTTATTGTATCAATGTTGGCTGGGCTCTTGCCAATGCATATGGGACATTTCCATGAAGGCTCACGTCATCTTACTGACTCTATTACCAATGGAATTTTTTTAGGCGCTGCTATCTTTCATATGATTCCCGATTCCCAAGCAGGTTTTGCTGCACTAGGCATGATAAATTATCCTTATGCTATTCTATTGTGTCTTGCTGGCTTTATATTTCTGCAACTCATTAAGTATTTGACGCTGTATTTTAATAAAGCAGGGGATAGTTCAAAACTGAATGGCACCATGATTCTGATTGTGCTTTGCATTCACTCTATAATAGAAGGTGCCACCTTAGGCATCAACACAACTGTCGCCAATGCTTTTGTTATTTTTATTGCCATTATTGCGCACAAAAGTTGTGATAGTTTTGCGCTGGCGAGCACTCTAAAACGCTACATGATCTTGCCTAATTACAATGTGTTGATTGTAGCAATCTATGCCTTAATGACCCCCTTTGGAATTGCTATTGCTTCCACCATTATCGGCGCGCTGGAAAATAATACGGGAATCCTGGTTGAGTCTTCTTTGAATGCGTTAGCAGCGGGCACCTTTATTTATATTGGCGCCCTGGATGCATTAATTCAGCAGTTTAAGGTAAGAAGATTAAAACAAAATGTGGAAGATTTTTCTGCGTTGGTGCTGGGGATGGGTTTTATGGGATTCTTAGCTATCTGGATATAA
- the nudE gene encoding ADP compounds hydrolase NudE, whose product MSTEKPTILATKILATTEIFQVEGVHLRFSNGEERHFERLKGRAHEAVMIIPVLDSETILLIREYGVGLEDYYLGLPKGIVNRDEDILTAANRELMEETGYGARSLQFMKSLSSAPAYTTRTMKVVLAMDLFQQRLEGDEPETIEVVPWKLKDLDLLLERSDFHEARSIAALFMVRELLSKSNTHENR is encoded by the coding sequence ATGTCCACTGAAAAGCCCACCATCTTAGCAACGAAAATATTAGCGACCACTGAAATTTTTCAGGTAGAAGGTGTTCACCTGCGATTTTCTAATGGTGAGGAGCGTCATTTTGAACGATTAAAAGGACGTGCGCATGAAGCCGTAATGATTATCCCTGTTTTAGATTCAGAAACAATTTTATTGATAAGAGAGTATGGAGTTGGACTCGAAGATTATTACCTGGGTCTGCCAAAAGGGATAGTAAATCGTGATGAAGATATTCTCACAGCGGCTAATCGTGAACTGATGGAAGAAACCGGTTATGGAGCAAGAAGCTTACAATTTATGAAATCCTTATCTTCAGCGCCCGCTTATACCACACGCACAATGAAGGTAGTGTTAGCAATGGACTTGTTTCAACAGCGACTGGAAGGCGATGAACCAGAAACTATTGAAGTTGTGCCTTGGAAATTAAAAGACTTAGATTTGTTGCTGGAACGATCAGACTTTCATGAAGCTCGCAGCATAGCCGCTCTTTTTATGGTGAGGGAGCTTTTGAGCAAGAGTAATACTCATGAAAATAGATGA